DNA from Pelodiscus sinensis isolate JC-2024 chromosome 1, ASM4963464v1, whole genome shotgun sequence:
GTGCATGACAGACAGGCTGATCTCTGGGGTGTAAAAGAGCAGGACGGCGCAGAGGTGGGAGacgcaggtgttcagggcccGGAGGCACTCCATGCGGGATGCGATGTGCAGCACCGTTTTGAGGATCATCATGTAGGAGAGGAAGATGAGAAACGAGTCCAGCCCCATAGTTAAGAGTTTAGTAAACAAGCCGTAGATGCTGTTGACACTGATGTCCGAACAAGCCAACTTCATGACGTCCTGGTGCAGGCAGTAGGAATGGGAGAGGATGTTGGCTCGACAGTATTGGAACCGTTGCAGGAGAAAGGGGAGTGGGAATATTACGACCACCCCTCTTAGAAAAAACACCAGACCCATCTTGGCTATTCTGGGCAGGGTTAAGATGGAAGCATATCTCAAGGGGTTACGGATCGCAATGAAGCGGTCAAAGGCCATTAACAGGAGCACTGCAGATTCAGTGCTCTGAAGAAAATGGATGAAGAACTGCTGGGCAAAACAGGCATTGATACTGATCTCTCTTGAGTTAAACAGGAATACACCGAGGATTGTCGGTATGGTGGATATCGATATGCCAAGGTCTGTGATggccaacatggaaaggaaaatgtacatgggctcatgaaGGCTTTCatctgtttttataatgaacaGAATAACTGAATTTCCTGCTACAGAAATAACATACATTATACAGAAGGGCACAGACAGCCAGACACGGACGTCTTCCTGACCAGGTATCCCGCTGAGAAAGAACATGGTGTGTGTGAATTTGGTGTCATTGACAACTGACATATTGCACTGGGCAGATCCGAGGAGTTCAGAACTTTTGTTgctgaaatgagaaaaaaaaacaagataTTAGAGGGTACTAGCAGATGTGTTCAACATTTGTcaggtacttaattttttttaataaaggggaaaagtacatgctttatttaaatgattgcatttttcaaaaacacagtgctgtttttatgaagttaattttttgtATGTATTACAAAAAGGGAgtcattttttcccatttttaatacatgtttttaaaatgggaattttaTCAAGTGTAATTTGTTTCTGTAATATGTTTAAacaaagaggctacgtctacactggcatgattttccgaatatgcttttaacggaaaagttttccattaaaagcattttcagaaaagcatgtctagattggcaggatgcttttccgcaaaagcactttttgcggaaaagcgtctgcggccaatctagacgcggttttccgcaaaaaagccccgatcgccattttcgcgatcggcgcttttttgcagaaaacactactgtgctatctacacAAGCCCTTTTGCACGATagtttcagaaaaagacttttgcccgaatgggagcagcacagtatttccgcgagaacactgacgattttacatgagatcgtcagtgttcttgtggaaattcaagcggccagtgtagacagctggcaagtttttccacaaaatcagatgattttgcggaaaaacttgccagtctagacacagccagaaggtCTATAGTTAATTTGGTTTCCAGTAGCATTTTCTTTTAGTTTTCAGACCTTTTGATTTGGCTATGCCAAAACAGAGCAGTACTCAGCtatctccattttatctcttttctgtaaagtttattgagaagcaacCCTGTTCCAGGTTCATCCTGTTGTTCTggttcatcttggttcagtccaccagtgaaagtaatttaaatatCTTTCAGGTACTATCACATCATTGGattgtagaatcatagggctggaagagacctcaggagtcatcgagtccagccccctgcccaaggccggaccaatcccaactaaatcaacccagccagggctttgtaaagccagaacttaaaaacttctagggatggagattccaccacctccctagataacccctGCCAATActtccccaccttcctagggaaatagtttttctgaatatccaacctagacctccccgacTTGTTCTGCCAtgtatcaccactgagaacagcttctctccatcctctttggaacctcccttcaggtagttacaGACTGCTACCAAattccccctcgctcttctcttctgcagactaaataagcatcaatccctcagcctctccttataggtcatgtgctccagccccctcatcttTTTGGtgccctctactggaccctcTTCAGtgtgtccgcatcctttttgtaatgggcaacccagatgtggtctcaccagtgcagaatacaggggaataatcacttctctagatctgatggcaatgcttctcctaatgcaccctaatatgactgtgatggggtgaggtcatAGTAGATCCCTTGGGGGTGATTCCTGGGGTGTTGACAAGGCCCCTGCTACTccacttcctgctctctggggctccttacTGCTTGGTCCTGTTGGGTCAGCTTTGTGATGATCCTCAAAACGGTGCTGAGCATCGCATCCCATGTGGAGAGCCTCCGGGCTCTGAACACCTGCTTCTCTCACCTCTGCGCTGTCCTGCTCTTCTATGTACCAGAGATTGGCCTGTCTGTGATAAACAGATTTGCAAATAGCTCTTCTCCCTTGTTTCAGACTTTCCTTGGATACCTCTCTCTGCTGGCTCCATCCCTGTTGAACCCAATCGTGTATAGCATGAAAAGCAAACACCTTCGGGCAAGAATATTCAGGATGCTCATCAAGTGAAGGATCAGTCACATCACCAGTgatgggagagaggctggggagggaggacagtCTGCACTGCTTGAGCTCTGCCATATACTAAGTGCTGCTTTGCTTTGTAGCTCCCATTGGAGGCTTCCTGGTTGCTGATTGGTCGGCTCCTCCAGAGCCACTccagcctcctggaggacttttctatggCTCTTTTCTGGGGCAAGTTGTGTCAGGACCATGCCATCACAATAATAATGAGTTGAAATCCTAAATACACTAACCTATGGAAGTTATAACTCCGGTCATcggaagaagtaggctgtgcccacgaaagctcatgatcccatctacatgtttcgttagtctataaagtgctaccagaccatttgttgttttttctataGAAGACAGACACTTGAACATAGGTATGGGGAGGAAATACAAACAAGGAAGAGGGGAAACTCAATTTAATATGCATTGGGTATGGTAATATGAGCATAACATATTATAAAAGTGGTGTCATGGGTAGTAAGCCTAGGGATGGTCTCAAAGGTGATGGCTAACAATCCAGGTTTTTCCACATGGGATGGAATGACTATGCACATTCAGACGTACTCGCTATATTATCTCTACGTTATTGAGATACAGTGTGTGTGACTCTGCAAAATGTATTAATAgattctatatttgtaaatatgaaAAAATTCCTGTAATGTGAGTGTTGCACGTAGGTACACCAGAGTTCCCAATACTATAATAATTGTAAAACTTCTGGGCTTGATCTTGGGAAAAGAGTTTGTCAACTCTCAAAGTTATAACTGAGAATTTTGACTCATAGTCTATTCATCGGGCTATACTACCTAGTGCTGTTAATAGCACTGTGCTACTGCTATGAGACTGACAAGTATTCAGATGCTATAATAACTGTAGTCACAGCTAAGTGCATCAGAGAGATTTCAGTTCTGAAAATCTCATTCGGACAATTCAGGGCCctgaacttttccttattcatccTGGGGATGAGTCCTGTCAGTACAAAATCATTGTACAGACTCCTGCAAGGTACAGGACCTGGTCAtgatggggaacttcaactatccagacatctgctgggaaaataacacagcagggtaCAGATATTCCAACAGATTCTTGGAATGTACTGGAGATAATTGTTTTATGTCAAAAGTTAGAGAAAGCTATTTGGGAGAGgctgttttagatttgattttaacaaatagggaggaccTGGGTAAGAATTTAAAAGTGGAAGGTTGCTTGGATGAAAGTAatcatgaaatggtagagttCTTGATCCCAAagatgggaaggggggggagaacagcaaaataaagagaaTTGACCCAAAAGAAGGCAGTTTTAAGCACTTGGCTGGTAATATGCCATGAGAAAgaagtctaagaggaaaaacgAGTGACGACACTTGGTAGTTtctcaaagggacattattaaggccACAAGATGAAACTATTCTACTGAATAGGAAAAATTGGAGGTATGGCAAGAAATCACTCTGGCTTAACCAGAAGATGTCGAATGATATGAAAATGTAAACAGAGTCCTGTGTGCATATAAACAAA
Protein-coding regions in this window:
- the LOC102448294 gene encoding olfactory receptor 51G2-like, with amino-acid sequence MSVVNDTKFTHTMFFLSGIPGQEDVRVWLSVPFCIMYVISVAGNSVILFIIKTDESLHEPMYIFLSMLAITDLGISISTIPTILGVFLFNSREISINACFAQQFFIHFLQSTESAVLLLMAFDRFIAIRNPLRYASILTLPRIAKMGLVFFLRGVVVIFPLPFLLQRFQYCRANILSHSYCLHQDVMKLACSDISVNSIYGLFTKLLTMGLDSFLIFLSYMMILKTVLHIASRMECLRALNTCVSHLCAVLLFYTPEISLSVMHRFGKGSSPLLQILLGYVSLLVPPLMNPIVYSVKSKHLRVRIIRVFIK